In one window of Gorilla gorilla gorilla isolate KB3781 chromosome 2, NHGRI_mGorGor1-v2.1_pri, whole genome shotgun sequence DNA:
- the IGSF10 gene encoding immunoglobulin superfamily member 10 isoform X2 — MGDDLILMHVSLRLKPAKIDHKQYFRKQVLHGKDFQVDCKASGSPVPEISWSLPDGTMINNAMQADDSGHRTRRYTLFNNGTLYFNKVGVAEEGDYTCYAQNTLGKDEMKVHLTVITAAPRIRQSNKTNKRIKAGDTAVLDCEVTGDPKPKIFWLLPSNDMISFSIDRYIFHANGSLTINKVKLLDSGEYVCVARNPSGDDTKMYKLDVVSKPPLINGLYTNRTVIKATAVRHSKKHFDCRAEGTPSPEVMWIMPDNIFLTAPYYGSRITVHKNGTLEIRNVRLSDSADFICVARNEGGESVLVVQLEVLEMLRRPTFRNPFNEKIVAQLGKSAALNCSVDGNPPPEIIWILPNGTRFSNGPQSYQYLIASNGSFIISKTTREDAGKYRCAARNKVGYIEKLVILEIGQKPVILTYAPGTVKGISGESLSLHCVSDGIPKPNIKWTMPSGYVVDRPQINGKYILHDNGTLVIKEATAYDRGNYICKAQNSVGHTLITVPVMIVAYSPRITNRPPRSIVTRTGAAFQLHCVALGVPKPEITWEMPDHSLLSTASKERTHGSEQLHLQGTLVIQNPQASDSGIYKCTAKNPLGSDYAATYIQVI; from the coding sequence ATGGGGGATGATCTGATACTGATGCATGTCAGCCTAAGACTGAAACCTGCCAAAATTGACCACAAGCAGTATTTTAGAAAGCAAGTGCTCCATGGGAAAGATTTCCAAGTAGATTGCAAAGCTTCCGGCTCCCCAGTGCCAGAGATATCTTGGAGTTTGCCCGATGGAACCATGATCAACAATGCAATGCAAGCCGATGACAGTGGCCACAGGACTAGGAGATATACCCTTTTCAACAATGGAACTTTATACTTCAACAAAGTTGGGGTAGCAGAGGAAGGAGATTATACTTGCTATGCCCAGAACACCTTAGGGAAAGATGAAATGAAGGTCCACTTAACAGTTATAACGGCTGCTCCCCGGATAAGGCAGAGTAACAAAACCAACAAGAGAATCAAAGCTGGAGACACAGCTGTCCTTGACTGTGAGGTCACTGGGGATcccaaaccaaaaatattttggttGCTGCCTTCCAATGACATGATTTCCTTCTCCATTGATAGGTACATATTTCATGCCAATGGGTCTTTGAccatcaacaaagtgaaactgCTCGATTCTGGAGAGTACGTATGTGTAGCCCGAAATCCCAGTGGGGATGACACCAAAATGTACAAACTGGATGTGGTCTCTAAACCTCCATTAATCAATGGTCTGTATACAAACAGAACTGTTATTAAAGCCACAGCTGTGAGACATTCCAAAAAACACTTTGACTGCAGAGCTGAAGGGACACCATCTCCTGAAGTCATGTGGATCATGCCAGACAATATTTTCCTCACTGCCCCATACTATGGAAGCAGAATCACAGTCCATAAAAATGGAACCTTGGAAATTAGGAATGTGAGGCTTTCAGATTCAGCCGATTTTATCTGTGTGGCCCGAAATGAAGGTGGAGAGAGCGTGTTGGTAGTACAGTTAGAAGTACTGGAAATGCTGAGGAGACCGACATTTAGAAAtccatttaatgaaaaaatagttGCCCAGCTGGGAAAGTCCGCAGCATTGAATTGCTCTGTTGATGGTAACCCACCACCTGAAATAATCTGGATTTTACCAAATGGCACACGATTTTCCAATGGACCACAGAGTTATCAGTATCTGATAGCAAGCAATGGTTCTTTTATCATTTCTAAAACAACTCGGGAAGATGCAGGAAAATATCGCTGTGCAGCTAGGAATAAAGTTGGCTATATTGAGAAATTAGTCATATTAGAAATCGGCCAGAAGCCAGTTATTCTTACCTATGCACCAGGGACAGTAAAAGGCATCAGTGGAGAATCTCTATCACTGCATTGTGTGTCTGATGGGATCCCTAAGCCAAATATCAAATGGACTATGCCAAGTGGTTATGTAGTAGACAGGCCTCAAATTAATGGGAAATACATATTGCATGACAATGGCACCTTAGTCATTAAAGAAGCAACAGCTTATGACAGAGGAAACTATATCTGTAAGGCTCAAAATAGTGTTGGTCATACACTGATTACTGTTCCAGTAATGATTGTAGCCTACTCTCCCCGAATTACAAATCGTCCACCCAGGAGTATTGTCACCAGGACAGGGGCAGCCTTTCAGCtccactgtgtggccttgggagtTCCCAAGCCAGAAATCACGTGGGAGATGCCTGACCACTCCCTTCTCTCAACGGCAAGTAAAGAGAGGACACATGGAAGTGAGCAGCTTCACTTACAAGGTACCCTAGTCATTCAGAATCCCCAAGCCTCCGATTCTGGGATATACAAATGCACAGCAAAGAACCCACTTGGTAGTGATTATGCAGCAACGTATATTCAAGTAATCTGA